A region from the Hypanus sabinus isolate sHypSab1 chromosome 22, sHypSab1.hap1, whole genome shotgun sequence genome encodes:
- the ppp2r2d gene encoding serine/threonine-protein phosphatase 2A 55 kDa regulatory subunit B delta isoform isoform X2, giving the protein MLLISCYLQMVPVLKPMDLMVEASPRRIFANAHTYHINSISVNSDYETYLSSDDLRINLWHLEITDRSFNIVDIKPANMEELTEVITAAECHPHQCNVFAYSSSKGTIRLCDMRAGALCDKHSKFFEEPEDPSSRSFFSEIISSISDVKFSHNGRYMMTRDYLSVKVWDVNMETRPVETYQVHEYLRSKLCSLYENDCIFDKFECCWNGSDSAIMTGSYNNFFRMFDRNTKRDITLEASRESSKPRAILKPRKVCTGGKRKKDEISVDSLDFNKKILHTAWHPKENIIAVAATNNLYIFQDKVN; this is encoded by the exons GTGCCAGTACTAAAACCTATGGACTTGATGGTAGAAGCAAGTCCGCGAAGAATATTTGCAAATGCACATACTTATCACATTAACTCAATTTCAGTAAATAGTGACTATGAAACCTACCTTTCATCAGATGATCTTAGAATAAACCTGTGGCATTTAGAAATTACAGATAGAAGTTTTA ATATTGTAGATATTAAACCTGCCAACATGGAAGAGCTGACAGAAGTAATTACAGCAGCAGAATGTCATCCTCATCAGTGCAATGTGTTTGCCTATAGTAGTAGTAAAGGTACTATAAGACTTTGTGATATGCGTGCTGGTGCCCTGTGTGACAAGCATTCAAAAT TCTTTGAAGAACCAGAAGATCCGAGTAGTAGATCATTTTTCTCTGAAATCATCTCCTCAATTTCTGATGTAAAGTTCAGCCATAATGGTCGGTACATGATGACAAGAGACTATTTATCTGTTAAGGTTTGGGACGTTAATATGGAAACTAGACCAGTAGAGACATACCAG GTGCATGAATACCTGCGGAGCAAATTATGTTCTTTGTATGAAAATGATTGTATCTTTGACAAATTTGAGTGTTGCTGGAATGGTTCAGACAG TGCAATCATGACCGGCTCATACAACAACTTCTTCCGAATGTTTGATAGAAATACCAAACGTGACATCACACTTGAAGCATCTCGAGAAAGCAGTAAACCACGTGCCATCTTGAAACCGCGTAAAGTTTGCACAGGTGGGAAAAGGAAGAAAGATGAAATTAGTGTTGATAGTTTGGACTTCAACAAGAAGATTCTGCATACAGCTTGGCATCCGAAAGAGAACATCATAGCTGTAGCTGCAACTAATAATTTGTATATATTCCAGGACAAAGTAAATTAA